In Streptomyces chartreusis, the following proteins share a genomic window:
- a CDS encoding FtsW/RodA/SpoVE family cell cycle protein, translating to MSSTTNSPTHHTSTIGAIGAPSRRNTELVLLAFAVVIPVFAYANVGLAMNDEVPAGLLGYGLGLGLLAGIGHLAVRKFAPYADPLMLPLATLLNGLGLVVIWRLDQSKRLSNYADAAPRQLLYSALGVALLVAVLVFLKDHRVLQRYTYISMAGALFLLILPLVPGLGANIYGAKIWINIPGLGTVQPGEFAKIVLAVFFAGYLMVKRDALALASRRFMGLYLPRGRDLGPILVVWVISILILVFETDLGTSLLFFGMFVIMLYVATERTSWIVFGLLMSAVGAVGVASFEPHIQTRVQAWLDPAREFQLSRAGVQDGILHSEQAMQALWAFGSGGTLGTGLGQGNSDLIGFAANSDFILATFGEELGLAGVMAILLLYGLIVERGVRTALAARDPFGKLLAVGLSGAFALQVFVVAGGVMGLIPLTGMTLPFVAYGGSSVIANWALIGILLRISDTARRPAPAPAPNPDAEMTQVVRP from the coding sequence ATGAGCAGTACTACGAACTCGCCGACGCATCACACTTCCACGATCGGCGCGATCGGCGCGCCGAGCAGGCGCAACACCGAGCTGGTATTGCTGGCGTTCGCGGTCGTCATCCCGGTCTTCGCCTATGCCAACGTGGGCCTGGCGATGAACGACGAGGTGCCGGCCGGCCTGCTGGGCTACGGACTCGGGCTCGGCCTCCTGGCGGGCATCGGCCACCTCGCCGTACGCAAGTTCGCGCCGTACGCCGACCCGCTGATGCTGCCGCTGGCCACCTTGCTGAACGGGCTCGGCCTGGTCGTGATCTGGCGGCTGGACCAGTCGAAGCGACTCAGTAACTACGCCGATGCCGCACCGCGGCAGCTGCTGTACTCAGCGCTCGGCGTCGCCCTGCTCGTGGCCGTGCTGGTCTTCCTGAAGGACCACCGCGTCCTGCAGCGCTACACGTACATCTCGATGGCGGGCGCGCTGTTCCTGCTGATCCTGCCGCTCGTGCCCGGACTCGGCGCGAACATCTACGGCGCCAAGATCTGGATCAACATCCCCGGCCTGGGCACGGTCCAGCCCGGTGAGTTCGCGAAGATCGTCCTGGCGGTGTTCTTCGCCGGCTACCTCATGGTCAAGAGAGACGCCCTGGCCCTGGCCAGCCGTCGCTTCATGGGCCTGTACCTGCCGCGCGGCCGCGACCTCGGTCCGATCCTCGTGGTCTGGGTCATCTCGATCCTGATCCTGGTCTTCGAGACCGACCTCGGAACGTCCCTGCTGTTCTTCGGGATGTTCGTCATCATGCTGTACGTCGCCACCGAGCGGACCAGCTGGATCGTCTTCGGTCTGCTGATGTCCGCGGTCGGCGCGGTCGGTGTGGCGAGCTTCGAGCCGCACATCCAGACGCGTGTGCAGGCCTGGCTCGACCCGGCGCGCGAGTTCCAGCTCAGCCGCGCCGGCGTCCAGGACGGCATCCTCCACTCCGAGCAGGCCATGCAGGCCCTGTGGGCCTTCGGCTCCGGCGGCACCCTCGGCACCGGTCTCGGCCAGGGCAATTCCGACCTCATCGGCTTCGCCGCCAACTCCGACTTCATCCTCGCCACCTTCGGCGAGGAGCTGGGCCTGGCAGGCGTCATGGCGATTCTGCTGCTCTACGGGCTGATCGTCGAGCGCGGTGTGCGCACCGCCCTCGCGGCCCGCGACCCGTTCGGCAAGCTGCTCGCCGTCGGCCTGTCCGGCGCCTTCGCCCTCCAGGTCTTCGTCGTGGCCGGCGGTGTCATGGGCCTCATCCCGCTGACCGGTATGACGCTGCCCTTCGTGGCGTACGGCGGTTCCTCCGTCATCGCCAACTGGGCCCTGATCGGCATCCTGCTGCGCATCAGCGACACCGCACGCCGGCCCGCGCCCGCCCCCGCGCCCAACCCCGACGCCGAGATGACCCAGGTGGTCCGTCCGTGA
- a CDS encoding peptidoglycan D,D-transpeptidase FtsI family protein, whose protein sequence is MNKPLRRIAIFCGLLVLALLIRDNWIQYVQADELRTDKANRRVTIERYGTPRGNIIVDGKAITGSKETSGTDFKFKRTYTNGPMWAPVTGYASQAFGANQLEYIEDGILTGNDDRLFFRNTLDMLTGKEREGGNVVTTLNAAAQKAAYEGLKDRGKGAVVALEPSTGKILALASFPSYDPSSFAGNSTTTDSKAWTKLQKKNNPDDPMLNRALREVYPPGSTFKVVTAAAALEHGLYTDADAKTDSPDPWVMEGTTTKLPNEGTIPCKNATLRVALKFSCNTVFGKVGSDLGNDKMLETAKKFGFTEEQFTPTRTSASVFSDDMNPSQTALSSIGQFNTAATPLQMAMVASAVANNGTLMKPYMIDELQTNNLDAIEKTDPEEMSKPLSAENAQKLQSMMETVVEDGTGKNAQISGVKVGGKTGTAQHGVDNSENPYAWFISYAKLDDGSAPVAVAVVVEDQNAVRDDISGGGLAAPIAKSVMEAVIKSKK, encoded by the coding sequence GTGAACAAGCCCCTACGCCGGATCGCGATCTTCTGCGGACTCCTCGTCCTGGCTCTGCTCATCCGCGACAACTGGATCCAGTACGTCCAGGCCGACGAGCTGAGGACGGACAAGGCCAACCGCCGCGTCACCATCGAGCGCTACGGCACCCCGCGCGGCAACATCATCGTCGACGGCAAGGCCATCACCGGCTCGAAGGAGACCTCGGGCACCGACTTCAAGTTCAAGCGCACCTACACGAACGGCCCGATGTGGGCGCCGGTCACCGGCTACGCCTCGCAGGCCTTCGGCGCCAACCAGCTGGAGTACATCGAGGACGGCATCCTCACCGGCAACGACGACCGGCTGTTCTTCCGTAACACCCTCGACATGCTCACGGGCAAGGAGAGGGAGGGCGGCAATGTGGTGACCACCCTCAACGCCGCCGCGCAGAAGGCCGCGTACGAAGGTCTGAAGGACCGCGGCAAGGGCGCGGTCGTGGCCCTGGAGCCGTCCACCGGCAAGATCCTGGCGCTGGCGTCCTTCCCTTCGTACGACCCCTCGTCCTTCGCCGGCAACTCCACCACGACCGACTCCAAGGCGTGGACGAAGCTCCAGAAGAAGAACAACCCCGACGACCCGATGCTCAACCGGGCACTGCGTGAGGTCTACCCGCCCGGCTCGACCTTCAAGGTCGTCACCGCGGCCGCAGCGCTGGAGCACGGGCTGTACACGGACGCCGACGCGAAGACGGACTCGCCGGACCCGTGGGTCATGGAGGGCACCACCACCAAGCTGCCGAACGAGGGCACCATCCCCTGCAAGAACGCGACGCTGCGAGTCGCCCTCAAGTTCTCCTGCAACACCGTCTTCGGCAAGGTCGGCTCCGACCTCGGCAACGACAAGATGCTGGAGACGGCCAAGAAGTTCGGCTTCACCGAGGAGCAGTTCACCCCGACCCGCACCAGCGCGTCGGTCTTCTCCGACGACATGAACCCCTCGCAGACGGCCCTGTCCTCCATCGGCCAGTTCAACACCGCCGCGACGCCGCTCCAGATGGCCATGGTCGCCTCGGCCGTCGCCAACAACGGCACGCTGATGAAGCCGTACATGATCGACGAGCTCCAGACCAACAACCTCGACGCCATCGAGAAGACCGACCCGGAGGAGATGAGCAAGCCGCTGTCGGCGGAGAACGCTCAGAAGCTCCAGTCGATGATGGAGACGGTCGTCGAGGACGGCACCGGCAAGAACGCTCAGATCAGCGGCGTGAAGGTGGGCGGCAAGACCGGTACCGCCCAGCACGGTGTGGACAACAGCGAGAACCCCTACGCGTGGTTCATCTCCTACGCCAAGCTCGACGACGGCAGCGCCCCGGTGGCCGTGGCCGTCGTCGTGGAGGACCAGAACGCGGTCCGCGACGACATCTCCGGTGGCGGCCTCGCCGCGCCTATCGCCAAGAGCGTGATGGAGGCGGTCATCAAGAGCAAGAAGTGA
- the pknB gene encoding Stk1 family PASTA domain-containing Ser/Thr kinase, with translation MEEPRRLGGRYELGQVLGRGGMAEVYLAHDTRLGRTVAVKTLRADLARDPSFQARFRREAQSAASLNHPAIVAVYDTGEDYIDNVSIPYIVMEYVDGSTLRELLHSGRKLLPERSLEMTIGILQALEYSHRSGIVHRDIKPANVMLTRNGQVKVMDFGIARAMGDSGMTMTQTSAVIGTAQYLSPEQAKGEQVDARSDLYSTGCLLYELLTVRPPFVGDSPVAVAYQHVREEAQAPSVFDPEITPEMDAIVLKALTKDPNYRYQSADEMRADIEACLDGQPVAATAAMGSVGYGGYPDDQPTTALRSADAGATSMLPPMNPDDGGYGYDDRPDRRRQKKSNTSTILLAVAAVLVLVGAILIGKWVFDGDTASNSQVAVPNVVGETESSARDLLGNVDLTIGKVTKQECEDQSKGKICSQTPDSKTKVDKNTTVDIVVSTGAPKVSVPDVEGLPYEKAKSDLEDKGFDVQQKTEESDRNPGVVISQDPEGGTEQEKGSTITLTVAKEKEQSTVPDVLGKTCDEAKAQMEANDLSGNCQEVDTQDPNQVGKVISTSPTAGSAVDKDSTVTIQIGKQAKQKTPVPSVVGQTVGQAKQTLAAAGFTNIQFANGSDQNDTAFVTDQDPKGNQQVDDPANTQITLTTVGFGNGGNNNGGGDNGGIFG, from the coding sequence ATGGAAGAGCCGCGTCGCCTCGGCGGCCGGTACGAGCTGGGCCAGGTGCTCGGTCGTGGTGGCATGGCGGAGGTCTACCTCGCGCATGACACCCGACTCGGCCGCACCGTGGCGGTGAAGACGCTGCGCGCGGACCTCGCGCGCGACCCGTCCTTCCAGGCCCGCTTCCGCCGGGAGGCCCAGTCGGCCGCCTCGCTCAACCATCCCGCGATCGTGGCGGTCTACGACACGGGCGAGGACTACATCGACAATGTGTCGATCCCGTACATCGTCATGGAGTACGTGGACGGCTCGACGCTCCGTGAGCTGCTTCACTCCGGCCGCAAGCTGCTGCCGGAGCGCTCTCTGGAGATGACCATCGGGATCCTCCAGGCCCTGGAGTACTCGCACCGCAGCGGCATCGTCCACCGCGACATCAAGCCGGCCAACGTGATGCTCACGCGCAACGGCCAGGTGAAGGTGATGGACTTCGGCATCGCCCGCGCCATGGGCGACTCCGGCATGACGATGACGCAGACCTCGGCCGTGATCGGCACCGCCCAGTACCTCTCCCCGGAGCAGGCCAAGGGCGAGCAGGTCGACGCGCGGTCGGACCTGTACTCCACCGGCTGTCTGCTGTACGAGCTCCTGACGGTGCGGCCCCCCTTCGTGGGTGACTCCCCGGTGGCCGTGGCGTACCAGCACGTGCGGGAAGAGGCCCAGGCACCGTCGGTCTTCGACCCCGAGATCACGCCCGAGATGGACGCGATCGTGCTGAAGGCCCTGACGAAGGACCCCAACTACCGCTACCAGTCGGCCGACGAGATGCGTGCCGACATCGAGGCGTGCCTCGACGGCCAGCCCGTCGCCGCCACCGCGGCCATGGGTTCCGTGGGCTACGGCGGCTACCCGGACGACCAGCCGACCACGGCCCTGCGTTCCGCGGACGCCGGCGCCACGTCGATGCTGCCGCCGATGAACCCGGACGACGGTGGCTACGGCTACGACGACCGCCCGGACCGGCGCCGCCAGAAGAAGTCCAACACCTCCACAATCCTGTTGGCCGTCGCGGCCGTGCTGGTTCTCGTCGGCGCGATCCTGATCGGCAAGTGGGTCTTCGACGGCGACACGGCGAGCAACAGCCAGGTGGCTGTGCCGAACGTCGTCGGCGAGACGGAGAGCAGCGCGAGGGACCTGCTCGGCAATGTCGATCTCACGATCGGCAAGGTCACGAAGCAGGAGTGCGAGGACCAGAGCAAGGGCAAGATCTGCTCGCAGACCCCCGACTCCAAGACCAAGGTCGACAAGAACACCACCGTCGACATCGTGGTGTCGACCGGGGCGCCGAAGGTCTCGGTGCCGGACGTGGAGGGCCTGCCCTACGAGAAGGCCAAGTCCGATCTCGAGGACAAGGGCTTCGACGTCCAGCAGAAGACCGAGGAGTCCGACCGGAACCCGGGCGTCGTCATCAGCCAGGACCCCGAGGGCGGCACTGAGCAGGAGAAGGGCAGCACCATCACCCTCACCGTCGCCAAGGAGAAGGAGCAGTCCACTGTTCCCGACGTCCTCGGCAAGACGTGTGACGAGGCGAAGGCCCAGATGGAGGCCAACGATCTGTCGGGCAACTGCCAAGAGGTGGACACCCAGGACCCGAACCAGGTCGGCAAGGTCATCTCGACCTCCCCGACGGCCGGCTCCGCGGTCGACAAGGACTCCACGGTGACCATCCAGATCGGCAAGCAGGCCAAGCAGAAGACCCCGGTGCCGAGCGTCGTGGGTCAGACGGTGGGCCAGGCCAAGCAGACTCTGGCAGCGGCCGGCTTCACCAACATCCAGTTCGCCAACGGCAGTGACCAGAACGACACGGCCTTCGTCACGGACCAGGACCCCAAGGGCAACCAGCAGGTCGACGACCCGGCGAACACCCAGATCACGCTGACTACCGTGGGCTTCGGCAACGGTGGGAACAACAACGGCGGTGGCGACAACGGAGGCATCTTCGGCTGA
- a CDS encoding class E sortase → MAATTEGTEDHTAAPASRRPPVRRRRMGRIAMAVSVFGELLITAGLVLGLFVVYSLWWTNVIADRAADKQADKVRDIWAHQDDDSGRPAEFDAKNGIGFLHVPAMTKGEILVEKGTTSKILNDGVAGYYTDPVKATLPNSDKKGNFSLAAHRDGHGAKFHNIHKLEKGDPIVFETKDKWYVYKVYAVLPETSKYNVQVLGGIPKESGKTKAGHYITLTTCTPVYTSRYRYVVWGELERVDKVDEDRTLPEELR, encoded by the coding sequence GTGGCAGCGACCACCGAGGGCACGGAAGACCACACGGCCGCGCCCGCCTCACGACGTCCCCCGGTTCGCCGTCGGCGCATGGGCCGGATCGCGATGGCCGTCAGCGTCTTCGGGGAACTCCTCATCACGGCGGGCCTGGTGCTGGGCCTGTTCGTCGTCTACTCCCTGTGGTGGACGAACGTCATCGCCGACCGGGCGGCGGACAAACAGGCCGACAAGGTCCGTGACATCTGGGCCCACCAGGACGACGACTCCGGCCGTCCCGCCGAGTTCGACGCCAAGAACGGCATCGGCTTCCTGCACGTCCCCGCGATGACCAAGGGCGAGATCCTGGTCGAGAAGGGCACGACGTCGAAGATCCTCAACGACGGCGTCGCCGGCTACTACACCGACCCCGTCAAGGCGACCCTGCCTAACTCGGACAAGAAGGGGAACTTCTCCCTCGCGGCGCACCGGGACGGCCACGGCGCGAAGTTCCACAACATCCACAAGCTCGAAAAGGGCGACCCGATCGTCTTCGAGACGAAGGACAAGTGGTACGTCTACAAGGTCTACGCCGTCCTCCCCGAGACCTCGAAGTACAACGTCCAGGTCCTCGGCGGCATCCCGAAGGAATCGGGTAAGACGAAGGCCGGCCACTACATCACGCTGACGACCTGCACCCCGGTCTACACGAGCCGCTACCGCTACGTGGTGTGGGGCGAGCTGGAGCGCGTGGACAAGGTCGACGAGGACCGGACGCTGCCGGAGGAACTGCGCTGA